One Ursus arctos isolate Adak ecotype North America unplaced genomic scaffold, UrsArc2.0 scaffold_15, whole genome shotgun sequence genomic region harbors:
- the IRX1 gene encoding iroquois-class homeodomain protein IRX-1, with the protein MSFPQLGYPQYLSAAGPGAYGGERPGVLAAAAAAAAAASSGRPGAAELGAGAGAAAVTSVLGMYAAAGPYAGAPNYSAFLPYAADLSLFSQMGSQYELKDNPGVHPATFAAHTAPAYYPYGQFQYGDPGRPKNATRESTSTLKAWLNEHRKNPYPTKGEKIMLAIITKMTLTQVSTWFANARRRLKKENKVTWGARSKDQEDGALFGSDTEGDPEKAEDDEEIDLESIDIDKIDEHDGDQSNEDDEDKAEAPRAPAAPTALARDQGSPLAAADALKSQDSPLGLVKEVPEPGSTRLLSPGAASGGLQGAPHSKPKIWSLAETATSPDGAPKASPPPPAGHPGAHGPPAGTPLQHPAFLPSHGLYTCHIGKFSNWTNGAFLAQGSLLNMRSFLGVGAPHAAPHGPHLPAPPPQPPAHVATGVLHGDKASARSSPALPERDLIPRPDSPAQQLKSPFQPVRDNSLAPQEGTPRILAALPSA; encoded by the exons ATGTCCTTCCCGCAGCTGGGCTACCCGCAGTACCTGAGCGCCGCGGGGCCCGGCGCCTACGGCGGCGAGCGCCCGGGGGTGCTGGCCGCGGCCGcggccgctgccgccgccgcctcgtCGGGCCGGCCAGGGGCGGCGGAGCTGGGCGCGGGAGCGGGTGCGGCCGCCGTCACCTCGGTGCTGGGCATGTACGCGGCGGCCGGCCCGTACGCGGGCGCGCCCAACTATAGCGCCTTCCTGCCCTACGCTGCCGACCTCAGCCTCTTCTCGCAGATG GGCTCACAGTATGAACTGAAAGACAACCCCGGGGTGCACCCTGCCACCTTCGCAGCCCACACGGCGCCAGCCTACTACCCCTATGGCCAGTTCCAGTACGGGGATCCCGGGCGGCCCAAGAACGCCACGCGCGAGAGCACCAGCACGCTTAAGGCCTGGCTCAACGAGCACCGCAAGAACCCGTACCCCACCAAGGGCGAGAAGATCATGCTGGCCATCATCACCAAGATGACCCTCACGCAGGTCTCCACCTGGTTCGCCAACGCGCGGCGGCGCCTTAAGAAGGAGAATAAGGTGACGTGGGGCGCGCGCAGCAAGGACCAGGAGGACGGAGCCCTCTTCGGAAGCGATACGGAGGGCGACCCCGAGAAGGCTGAGGACGATGAGGAGATCGACCTGGAGAGCATTGACATCGACAAAATCGACGAGCATGACGGCGACCAGAGCAACGAGGACGACGAGGACAAGGCCGAGGCGCCACGAGCGCCGGCGGCACCTACAGCCCTTGCTCGGGACCAGGGCTCGCCGCTGGCGGCCGCCGACGCGCTCAAGTCCCAGGACTCGCCCCTGGGCCTGGTCAAGGAGGTCCCGGAGCCCGGCAGCACGCGCCTACTGAGTCCCGGCGCCGCGTCGGGTGGCCTGCAAGGCGCGCCGCACAGCAAGCCCAAGATCTGGTCCTTGGCCGAAACGGCCACGAGCCCCGACGGCGCGCCCAAGGCCTCGCCGCCGCCTCCCGCCGGCCATCCCGGCGCGCATGGGCCCCCTGCGGGCACGCCGCTGCAACACCCCGCCTTCCTGCCCAGCCACGGACTGTACACCTGCCACATCGGCAAGTTCTCCAACTGGACCAACGGCGCATTCCTCgcgcagggctccctgctcaacatgCGCTCCTTCCTGGGCGTCGGCGCGCCCCACGCTGCGCCCCACGGCCCGCACCTGCCtgcgccgccgccgcagccgccagCTCACGTTGCCACGGGGGTTCTCCACGGTGACAAGGCCTCTGCTCGCAGCAGCCCCGCGCTCCCAG AGAGAGACCTCATCCCCAGGCCGGACTCGCCGGCACAGCAGTTAAAATCGCCCTTCCAGCCCGTGCGCGACAA CTCGCTGGCGCCGCAGGAGGGAACGCCGCGGATCCTAGCAGCCCTCCCTTCTGCCTGA